The genomic segment TAAGGGCTATATCCGTCAAGTATACTATGTAAAGCTATCATATGATGTCTATACCGGTAAACCGGCATATCAAAAACGGACTCTTTATCATAGCTGGAGTAATTATAAATAAATTCCTTCAACTTCTGGGGGCCTTGATAAATCGTTTTTGAACTCAAATGATTTCCTTTCCAAAAATAACGTGGGCTTACGTAAGCGTGACGATAACCTCTATATCCTAAAAACTCACCCCAACCGATAGGTGAATCATAATACTCGAGCATTGGCACTGACACACTGTAATCATATACTGTTCTTCCGATATTTTCGCCCTGGGCATTTTCAATATATTCGGTAGCCTGTTGGTAGCTGACCGTATTGGAGCGGAAATCGGTAAATCGACTGGGAAATGTATTTTGATAAGTACGCTGTATATATTTCCCATATCCTGCAAGTCCGTAAAGGTAGTCGTCTTCCGTATCGAAAAAGTCCATTTCTATTTCTGAAAATAGATTTTCGCCCGGCCCAGGAGGAAGCAAAAAGGAAGGCAATTGCCCACTTGAGTATTCATAGCGCTTGATTTCAAATTTACCGGGAACCGGTTCATTGGTAATTTTGCGAATGCGCAGTCCTCCGCAATCACCAATGACGCATTTGTTGGCCTCATATTCAAATTGAGTAGTTCCTCCCGTTGAGTAGTGTATTTTTTGAATCATTCCGGTTTGCATGCTTTCTACTCTTGATTGTTTATCGCCTCCTGGAATATCTCTATATAGTAAATTGTTTAATTCTGGATTTGGAGATATCGTAAAATTAGGCAAATAAAGACCAAAGTTGTTGACAGATCGTAAATAACCGCCCCCTACAGAATAATACCCCCACCAATCGGAATTATTTGACAGGTTAGTGCATGTTGGCACTCCATAAGTATCATAGTAGTCAAACTTATAAACTTCTTTATCTGTAGCATTGACAGTACTTGTGTATTCAACTTTGTCAAGCAATTTCATAGTTTTTCCTATGTTGTCTTTAAGCACAAAATCAACTGTTTTAATCGGATTTCCATCCATATCACTCACTGTCATTTTTTGCAGATACTTTAAAGCAGAACCATTAAGTTGATAATCAAAATTTACATTGCAAATAGAATGACCGTTGCTTATTGTCTGAATAGAACTTATATAATACGGAGCATACGGGGTTGTATTAATGATATTTTGATTAATTCGAAAAAAGTTACTCTCTTCTGAAAGAAGAGGTCCTACTAAATAATTAAGAGGTGATTTGTTGACGCTACCATCCATATAATTAAGCTCTGAGTTGTCGTGTAAATTATCCGATACTACCAGTGACCTATCCCATACACTCTGTAAATCACTAGATCTCCTATAATCTATTGTAACCTGATCTTTTTTATCGGCAGAGGTAATAGACGATAAATGCCATGTAGTAATCCAGTTGTTCTCATCCACATCCACATACTGACCGTTTTCACCAAACTTATAAGTAGTACCGTCTTCATCAATCATAGTTACGCTGGAGAATCGTCCATACGAATTTCTGTTTACAAATATCTTGACAGGCTCATAAGGCATAGTGCAAGCAATTTTAGTACCATCTAAGTCCTTCAAAATGAATTTTCCACTTTTCCCTGATGGTAAACTATAAGAAAAGATATCATACTCCGTATCTTTAAATGATCTTCCAGTATTTGGAACAGTGGATGAAAAGTAACTTGCGGAAAGAAAAAAAGAATTGTTCCCTGGCACATTTATACCTGCTTCTCCCTTATTACCTGTAGTCCCGAACAATGTATTGAAATCGGGAAGGTAATTCGAATTGCTTACCTGATTATTAAAAGAATAAAAATCATCAGCATATCCTTTTATATTTCGGCTTACAAACCCACCACCTGCCAATGCCCAGCGTATACCCAATAGCCCCTCACGTTCATCCGCACGCAAACCGGAAGCGTGAAATTTTAGTTGCAGAGGTATGGTTATTCCAGGAGTTTGAATCGTATAGAGAGGAATTGAAATATCGACCAATCCATTAGAAAGATCGACAGGATAATCACCATAACGATTCATTAAAGCAACCTGAGGCGAAATGCCTCGTTTAAAATTATCCAAATCCAAAGTGGGGGTAATTCTAAAATCCTGCCCGTAAGCACAAGTGATATAGCCTATTGAAAGGATAAGTAAGATAGTTTTAATACGCATGAATTTCCTTTTATATTATTAGATGAACCCAGGCTTTTAAAATCAGTAAAGCCAATTTCCTGTAACTGTAAAGTATATTTATAACTGTTGGTGTTGTGAATCAATGTAATCGTTCAGTTTTATCTCTTAATCACCTTCACTCTATTCACATACCCATCCACCGTAATATACAGCGCATAATCCCCGCCCGGTAAACCGCTCATCGGGATTAACCCCTGTTGATTACCTGCCGATAACGCTTTCTCGGGAAGCGATACCCACGGGCGACCACTCACATCACACAGCCGGAACGATACCCGGGCATCCTGCGACAGTTCATAATTGACCGTTACATCATTCTCCACAGGGTTAGGCCAGGTGGTGCAACGAAGCAATATATTGTTGGTATTGACTTCGTTCTTACGGATGGCTTCATTAATCGGATCATCCGCCAATTCTGCTAGATTCTTAATAGGAAAGTAAAACGATGTACCAAAGTGCTCCATCGTGCTATCACCCTTGATCACCCAGGATTTCACTGTCTCGAATACCGGATAACGGTAGCCGAGAGCGTACCAACTGTAGGTCTCGAGTTTCATACGGGCGCTGTCTATGCCAATCTCGGTATAGTTGCGGATGCGATGTACACGGAGGACGTTTCTCAAGGTGTCATTTTCCGGAGTGATCAACATCCCCAGGGCATCAGCGGTAACAGTGGTTTCGCCTTTGGCGATCAGATCCACCTTCTGGCAATAGAGCCCTTTGCCGCTAAACGCAGTGCGCAGACTGTCACCATAGTGGAAGGGGTAACGAAGCTGCGCTTCAGCGCTGTCGAATTGCATCTCGGTGGTTCGATTAATATATCCGGTCATCCAAAGGGTATCACGCTTCAACTCGTAACGGTAACGGGTTTGGTGTTCCATTCCGATAAAGCGGGTGGTATCCTCTTTGTCGGGATGAAAATAGACCTGTTTGTACTTTTCATTGATCAGATTAAGCCGGGAGAAATCCCAGATAATCTGTTTGCCCGAGCGGCCGGGATCGACATATTCGACCTGCTGCTTGATAATCCTGTCGCCATGCCGGAAGGCGTTGCGCCTTTGATTGATGCTGCTCTGGGCGAAGAGCGGGGCGGTGATCAGCATCACAAGAAATAGAGAGAATAGTTTTGTCATTATAGTTGGTTTGTGTGTTAATGATCAAATTACCAAAAGAACCGGGAGACAATAAGGAATCTCCTTATTTGCCTCCCAGCCTTGACAAAGCCCTTTTACAGGCTTTCATTCTTTTCTGTTACATTTCCGGGCAGGTCCGAAGCCGTTACCACGATCTTATCACCATCCAGCGATGCGTTTTCGGCAGTTGCAGTAAAAATCCACTTATTTTTAAGAAGATCCAGTTCTGCAGTGCCATTTTCCACTACGGAACCGTCAGCATTGTAAATAGAGACCGTCACACCTGTCACTTTGAAGTCATCAGTCACCGATACAGTAATCTTGTCACCCACCTTACCGGTATACTCTGTCAGGTCAATTTCTTTGATGTTGGGAGCTTTCAGGAAATCGGCCACGGCCACATTATAAGGAGTCTTGCCATCACCGGCAGCGTCCTGGTACTGTTTTTTCAGCGCTTCATTCTGAAGCGCACTCTTTCCATAGATTGCCGCTTCCTGGAAACGGGCCTGCTGCGCTTTCTGCGCATCGGTCATCTCACCCGAACGCTCACGGGGCTTAGCCGATACGAATGTTTTGTCACCCCGTTGGCGAAATACGATCAAATCGCCCACCTTTCCACTCAGTCCATGTGTCAGGACATTGTTCTTTGATTCAGCCATAATTTAATGGTTTTTAAAGTTTATAATTATCCCTGACAATCCCTGATCTTACGCTTATCCTTCGCTCATCGTTCGATTATCCTTCGATGAGGGCAAAGATTGGCCAGACCTTGAATTGTTATCAAGATTAACTGATACTACGTCCACGTCTGTTAAACACATTAACAGAGCAGTATGGACAATTATTTTCTCAAAAAAATCAAAGGGTTTTAGGTCGTAATTGCGGGCTTGTTCTTTCTTTTCGCTTAACAACAATGCCTATGGCATCAATCAATTGGTCATTTCTATATATCAAGCCTCATCTGATAATAAACCTGCATGCATATCATTTCGCATTGCTTTACCTTATGACAGGTTTATTGTATTAACGTCGGCAAATATATGGGATATATTTTACCCCCCCCATATATTTTTTGTTAAATACTCGGATTCACGATTGTTAAATCAGTATTTATGAGATAGTAAATTCAGAATCTGATGGAATGGATAAGCCTGTCAACGTTTACAATAAATCAGGGCCCAAGTCAGAATTGCTCCGATACTCCTACGATACTGGTCCGATACTACTCCGATATTGTTCGATACTCCTCCGATATAGATGTTCCCGAAACCAGTCAATTGGGCTTATATCCGGTACACATTCAGGGTCAATCCGATACACCTTGGTGGGTCATTGTTCTTTCTGACCAATAACAGGCGGGGAATAGCGGGAGAATAGCCCAGGATATCCCCAACCTTTTTAGATAGGGGTTATCCTGGGGTTAACCTGGGCTATACCTCATCTATACCTGGGGAATAACCTCAATGACTACTGAACTACCCCTGAATGAGTATCCAATTGCTATCGCCCCATTCATTCCACACAGGACAAAAATAAAACGGGCTACCATCGCGGCAGCCCGTTTCCCCTATTTACACACAAAAGTTGGCAATGTATGCCTCCTTATTCTTTTACTATCTTTTTCACAAACTCCTGATTATCGGCTTTGACTTTCAGCAGATAAACGCCGTCTGACAACCCGGACAGATTCATCTGAAGTTTTGCAGTATTGGATGCTTGTTGCACATAAACCGTTTGTCCCAACATAGATTCCAGAGAAACCTGAAGGTCAGTCGCTTCAGAACCTAAGTCAACGGTAAGCGTGTTTCTGAACGGATTTGGATAAATGCGGGTAACCACCTGGGGTGTGTTGACACCGGCAGCATTGGTTACTTTCAATACCCCACGGGTAGCCAGTTCGCTTAAGTCCCAGGCAAGATTGGTAGCCGGCTGAGCCGGAATGACTTCTGTAGGAAGGCCTAAAACCGTACCATTTACAATCTTAAACTCGTCTCCTGCGGCAAACGAAGTTCCGTTTAATGCGGTTACCTGAAGTTTTCCTGCCACATTGAGCGTACTGGTCAGAGTCAGCAAATCATTCTTGGCATTGGTCTTATCAATATCCACCGCCCAGATACTTCCGGCCGCAAGATTTACACTATTGTTTACGGTAAGCGTACCCGTTCTATTATTTCCGGTAGAAAGAACACCATCGCTATTTACCGTAACAGCTCCGGATATGATACCGGTTCCGGCCAGTGTACCGCCTGCATTTACGGTTACCGCTCCGGTACCTAAACCGCTTCCGGTTGTGTTATTTACCATCAATGTACCGCCATTTACGGTCGTTCCTCCGGTATAGGTATTGCTATTGGTCAGCGTCCAGGTTCCGGTTCCCTCTTTGACGATGGCTGCCACAGCGCCCGTTCCGCTATATTGGGTATTATTAATTACGCCGCTGAAGGTGGAGTTAGCATTCAGGCCACCCACCGACCAGGTAATCGTACAGGCGGAAGTACCTCCGGCACCCAGGACAGAGGTTGCACCTCCGGTAAGATCTCCGACCGGAATCTTCACATTGGCTGAAACCGGGTACATCATGGTAACCAGGTTATTCAGATATACTTTAGCCAAAGGAAGACCTTTCGTGTTATATGGAATGAAATAACCGCCATCGGCATCGGTAGTCACGTTGATTGTACCGGCAAACTTAGACGCGTCCGATTGCAAATAGTTTCCGATATAATTGATGTAGTAGTTCAGAGTACCGGCACCTGTTAACGACCCTACGATTGTGGACTTTCCGTCAGTTTTCAACGTACCTGTAGCACCCGTTGGTATTACAATGTTCCAGCTTGAAGTATTGGATGTAGTATTACTGTCAAACATAGACAGAGTACCGCCTTTGAAGGTGATGGTATCACCCCCGGAACCCAATCCGCTGGTATTGGCAACATCATTAGCAAGTGTAAGAGTACCGGCGTTGATTTGGGTACCACCTTTGTAATCACTTGCCACAGAAAGCGTCAGACCTCCGGCACCTTCTTTGGTTAGTTTTCCGGCGCCGGTCAGTTTTCCGATTGTCGTCAATGTGGCCGAAGGAAGCACAACAGAGAGGATTCCGCCATTTTGTCCCACGGTGAATCCCCGGTCAGTTGAAGCCGTAGAACCGGTATAGTTAATCCGGCCTCCGTTCATCCGGATGTTTGCCGGAGCATTGGTTGCTGCACCGATAGATGATGCAACACCGCCGTTTGTCAGAGTGCTAAATTCAAGAATACCGCCATTAATAATTGTTTGACCGGTATATTTATTTGAAGTATAAATGCTCAACTTGCCAGTTCCGTTTTTAGTCAACCCTCCTACCCCGTCAATATATCCGGTTCCGCTAAATGAATATCCAGTAGAAGCATCCACATTCACGGTAGCGGGCAATACCCTTTCACCGATAACAACTGTTTTTGTAGTGGCATTATCATTGAACAACACTGAATCATTTGACATAAAAGTCTGGGCGCTTGTATTTTCAATCCAGTTGGCCGTTTTAGCCACGTCCCAACTTGTATTCACGCTTCCACTCCACACCAGATTGGAGGGAGCTTTCACCCGCAATATGATATCGCCGTTCTGATTCAATAACACATAACCCAATGAAGCAGGAATACCCGTAATCGTAATTTTGGCCAGGTCAGAAGGAACGGCACCGGAACAGTGCATTAGTTTATAATCACCGGCTTTAATGGTGCCGTTAACACCGTTGATAGCAAAAGTACTTTTTCCAGAAATGGTCCAGTCTCCATTTACAATGATGGTATCATTTGCCACTACATTTCCGGCTGTGTTCATCACGATATCCAGGTTGTAAGTGACAGCGCCAGACTCTTTCAGGGCTTTGGAAAAAGTCATTTTTGCAGCCTCTCCTGTAGCAGTTCCCGGGCTCAGCGTGGTATTATTGGCCAACGTAACATTGTTTCCAAAGACGCCTTTACCTCCCAGTTTGACAAATGACTTGATATTTACTTCACTGTTTGACAACACGCCATTGTTGTAAAAATCACCTGACCAAACGGTTGTAGCTCCGGTGTAGCTGTTGTTATTGTTCAGTGTCAATATACCTGAGGCCACTTTCTTCATCGTCATGTCTCCGGTTAACCCGCCATCGCCCGAAAGGGTAACGTTGTATGGAGAATTGACTTTTACATTGGCCGGTGACAGACTTCCGAATACGGAAACCGCTGCATTTGCTCCGGCAGAGACATCAAACAGGACGCCATCTCCATTTTTAAACGTCGATACCTGGCTCAGGCTGTCAGTCCACGAAGCCGTTGTATTATTATCCCAGATGGTACCGCTTTTCCAGCGTTTTTCGCCATTATAGGCTGCTGACGGTGGAGGTGTATCCATATCATCCCCGATATAAAAGCCTGCATGTGGTGGTTGGTTGTAACCTGCATTTTGCCAGGCTATCGCATCGCGGTACTGGGCATCGTGCATCAGGGTGTAAAGCCTGTTTGTAGTTGCTATTGTGGTGGTATAAATTCGAAGTTTTGTATTATCGCTAGTGCGCAGAATCAACTCTTCGCGCCAGTCTCCGAGGATGTCGGCTGAAAGGTTTGGAGTAGCTTTTGTGCCATTGTTGGATGAACATCCGGAAGCTGACAATAGAGTTCCAGCACCATATTTTGAGATTGTAATATTATCAAGTAACTCGTCCTGTAAATCGCCATCCCAATATATACGGAAGTTCATGGACGGGCTACTGGTCGCTAAGGTTGCTCCTTTGCAGCTTGAGACACCCGGGCCTGCCGCACTCCACATCTCAAAACCACGGCTCGAAGCATTGACATTCGCAGCCAAACCCCGACCATTATCAGAGCCGGTAAAAGCACCCCACAAAATAGCGCCTGTCTTAGCATCGTGCATCTCATAACCATAAGTAGCACTTGTGCTTTCATGAACTTCCCACACTTCAAGACCTTTTCTGTCAGGGTCAAGGTCTGTCACGTGCATGGCATCACCGTGTCCAAGCCCTGTAGAATACAAACATTTGCCATCATCATCAAATGCCGAGGCTCCATACACAATCTCATCTTTGCCATCGTCATCGATATCGGCCACACTCAGGTTGTGATTACCCTGTCCATAAGCGTTAACGCCGTTAGGTGAATTTGAATCGTATTTCCACCTTTGAGTGATGGTTCCATTTTTATAATCAAATGCAGTCAGGCAAACGCGGGTATAATATCCCCGGCACATCACGATACTCGGGTGTATTCCATCCAGATAGGCAGTACAAGCCAGGAAACGGTCAACACGGTTTCCATAATTGTCGCCCCAAGCAGACACATCGCTGGAAGTAATGCTGCTATTTCGGGCAGGGACAAAATAGGTAGTAGCCAACTCTGCTCCGGTCAGTCCACTAAATACGCTCAGGTATTCCGGACCAAGCAGGATGTATCCGGAGGTATTTCGATAATCAGCAGCATCATTGTCGGAGGCTGCAGGCCCTTTGCTCAGAAAAGCACCCGTTGCATCTTTGGTTCCCGGCGCTGTTTTGACCGCAATTTCCGCTTTGCCGTCACCGTCAAAGTCTTCTACTTCAATATCAACGTAATGCGCACCTGCACGGATATTCTTACCTAAATCAATCGGATATTTCCAGAGGCGGGTTCCGTTTAATTTGTAGCAATCGAGATAAACATCACCGGTATAACCTGATTGAGAGTTATCCTTAGAGTTAGAGGGATCCCACTTTATGATAATCTCATATTCTCCATCTCCATCCACGTCACCAACGCTACAATCATTGGGAGAATATCCGCATTTGGTACCGTCTGGCATGGTCATGGAATCGGGCACTTGCATGGGTATTTCCACGTAATTGTTAGTCCACACAGAAGCCTGGTTGGTTTCGCCTGTTTCTACACCATTAAGTACAGGTTTTACGGCATAAGATGTACCAACCGTCGAATTGTCAGTATAATTGGTTACGGACGAAATAGGCGTAGAAGTAATCTTGACACCATCGCGATAGAGGTTAAATGCAATGTTCTCAGGATCTGTACCCTGTAATCGCCAGGAAAGAAATACCTGACTCGAAGAGGTTCTGACCGCTACCAGTCCGCGGTTTAGTTTTTCCATTTGCCGTTGGCCAAACAGCACTGATGTTGCACTAAAGAAGCAAATCAGAAAAGCTTTAATGTAACTTTTAATCATGAATATCGAGGTTAATAATCGCTTAACGCATTAGTTTTCAGAATACAAAAGAACATCGAAATCCTACTATTTAAAATGGATAAACGTACATATCCCTGAAAATCCATGCATTGCTTTTATTATCCCCGATTGCTTCAACTCTGATGTTTTTGATTCTACATAAAAATCAAAGCGCTGATAAGCATCCATTTGGACTACTTACCAGCGCTTCAGATTTGTCTTTTACAATCAGTAGAACGAGTCAGACTCAGATATGACTGTGGCTTAATTGTGATGCATCATTGCTTCTGTTTTCTGTTTAACTACAGTCTTAACTTCTTCCATTTTTGTTTCGGCCATATGTTTCAGCTCTTCAGCTTTTTCACGCAGATTGTCGGCTTCTTTTTTCATCTGATCCATAATGTCATCGGTAAGGTCTTTAGCACCTTCAGCCAGTTTGGCACGTGTTTCACTACCTTTTGCCGGTGCAAAAAGAATTGCAAGAGCTCCACCAACAATAGCTCCGGCCATTAATGCTCCAAATAATTTCATGGTTTTCATAATTGAATATTTTAAAGGTGAGTAACTTTTCTACAAAACCCAGAGAATACACATCCTTGCGGTGTTGGA from the Parabacteroides sp. FAFU027 genome contains:
- a CDS encoding RHS repeat protein; amino-acid sequence: MRIKTILLILSIGYITCAYGQDFRITPTLDLDNFKRGISPQVALMNRYGDYPVDLSNGLVDISIPLYTIQTPGITIPLQLKFHASGLRADEREGLLGIRWALAGGGFVSRNIKGYADDFYSFNNQVSNSNYLPDFNTLFGTTGNKGEAGINVPGNNSFFLSASYFSSTVPNTGRSFKDTEYDIFSYSLPSGKSGKFILKDLDGTKIACTMPYEPVKIFVNRNSYGRFSSVTMIDEDGTTYKFGENGQYVDVDENNWITTWHLSSITSADKKDQVTIDYRRSSDLQSVWDRSLVVSDNLHDNSELNYMDGSVNKSPLNYLVGPLLSEESNFFRINQNIINTTPYAPYYISSIQTISNGHSICNVNFDYQLNGSALKYLQKMTVSDMDGNPIKTVDFVLKDNIGKTMKLLDKVEYTSTVNATDKEVYKFDYYDTYGVPTCTNLSNNSDWWGYYSVGGGYLRSVNNFGLYLPNFTISPNPELNNLLYRDIPGGDKQSRVESMQTGMIQKIHYSTGGTTQFEYEANKCVIGDCGGLRIRKITNEPVPGKFEIKRYEYSSGQLPSFLLPPGPGENLFSEIEMDFFDTEDDYLYGLAGYGKYIQRTYQNTFPSRFTDFRSNTVSYQQATEYIENAQGENIGRTVYDYSVSVPMLEYYDSPIGWGEFLGYRGYRHAYVSPRYFWKGNHLSSKTIYQGPQKLKEFIYNYSSYDKESVFDMPVYRYRHHMIALHSILDGYSPYNDPKEITDRKEIFMIHPELGCSDCMSKTFAFKHQEYTIGAEKLTSETENTYLPDGSKISETKTYEYDPTYLLPIKQTVTNSVGTAAVESKYPFHYANDPVQDEVYADMTAKNILTPVVEKNIYRNDILTEQDITTYKEWTPNAYSPETFSYQQSGRTDGASLQYYYDSRNRLQEIIKNGYKREIYIWDIYNQPLAIIEQATYAEVEAALGAELIDRLADSSTISSSDMDALNQLRNQLPNAKVTTCSYAPLIGVTAVTDPRGITTRYTYDGFNRLMKTQNDDNHILNTYQYKYSN
- a CDS encoding autotransporter-associated beta strand repeat-containing protein, with the translated sequence MIKSYIKAFLICFFSATSVLFGQRQMEKLNRGLVAVRTSSSQVFLSWRLQGTDPENIAFNLYRDGVKITSTPISSVTNYTDNSTVGTSYAVKPVLNGVETGETNQASVWTNNYVEIPMQVPDSMTMPDGTKCGYSPNDCSVGDVDGDGEYEIIIKWDPSNSKDNSQSGYTGDVYLDCYKLNGTRLWKYPIDLGKNIRAGAHYVDIEVEDFDGDGKAEIAVKTAPGTKDATGAFLSKGPAASDNDAADYRNTSGYILLGPEYLSVFSGLTGAELATTYFVPARNSSITSSDVSAWGDNYGNRVDRFLACTAYLDGIHPSIVMCRGYYTRVCLTAFDYKNGTITQRWKYDSNSPNGVNAYGQGNHNLSVADIDDDGKDEIVYGASAFDDDGKCLYSTGLGHGDAMHVTDLDPDRKGLEVWEVHESTSATYGYEMHDAKTGAILWGAFTGSDNGRGLAANVNASSRGFEMWSAAGPGVSSCKGATLATSSPSMNFRIYWDGDLQDELLDNITISKYGAGTLLSASGCSSNNGTKATPNLSADILGDWREELILRTSDNTKLRIYTTTIATTNRLYTLMHDAQYRDAIAWQNAGYNQPPHAGFYIGDDMDTPPPSAAYNGEKRWKSGTIWDNNTTASWTDSLSQVSTFKNGDGVLFDVSAGANAAVSVFGSLSPANVKVNSPYNVTLSGDGGLTGDMTMKKVASGILTLNNNNSYTGATTVWSGDFYNNGVLSNSEVNIKSFVKLGGKGVFGNNVTLANNTTLSPGTATGEAAKMTFSKALKESGAVTYNLDIVMNTAGNVVANDTIIVNGDWTISGKSTFAINGVNGTIKAGDYKLMHCSGAVPSDLAKITITGIPASLGYVLLNQNGDIILRVKAPSNLVWSGSVNTSWDVAKTANWIENTSAQTFMSNDSVLFNDNATTKTVVIGERVLPATVNVDASTGYSFSGTGYIDGVGGLTKNGTGKLSIYTSNKYTGQTIINGGILEFSTLTNGGVASSIGAATNAPANIRMNGGRINYTGSTASTDRGFTVGQNGGILSVVLPSATLTTIGKLTGAGKLTKEGAGGLTLSVASDYKGGTQINAGTLTLANDVANTSGLGSGGDTITFKGGTLSMFDSNTTSNTSSWNIVIPTGATGTLKTDGKSTIVGSLTGAGTLNYYINYIGNYLQSDASKFAGTINVTTDADGGYFIPYNTKGLPLAKVYLNNLVTMMYPVSANVKIPVGDLTGGATSVLGAGGTSACTITWSVGGLNANSTFSGVINNTQYSGTGAVAAIVKEGTGTWTLTNSNTYTGGTTVNGGTLMVNNTTGSGLGTGAVTVNAGGTLAGTGIISGAVTVNSDGVLSTGNNRTGTLTVNNSVNLAAGSIWAVDIDKTNAKNDLLTLTSTLNVAGKLQVTALNGTSFAAGDEFKIVNGTVLGLPTEVIPAQPATNLAWDLSELATRGVLKVTNAAGVNTPQVVTRIYPNPFRNTLTVDLGSEATDLQVSLESMLGQTVYVQQASNTAKLQMNLSGLSDGVYLLKVKADNQEFVKKIVKE
- a CDS encoding YtxH domain-containing protein codes for the protein MKTMKLFGALMAGAIVGGALAILFAPAKGSETRAKLAEGAKDLTDDIMDQMKKEADNLREKAEELKHMAETKMEEVKTVVKQKTEAMMHHN